A single region of the Penaeus vannamei isolate JL-2024 chromosome 23, ASM4276789v1, whole genome shotgun sequence genome encodes:
- the LOC113818189 gene encoding ankyrin repeat domain-containing protein 29, whose amino-acid sequence MRALCVAVVLAAWLAAAEAEKVKPFVYDELYKDPCDDPSKEPPRKRNSCNGNAILLWASKGKHRRVKYLLKQPDTAYLITYQESRGWRKGYTALLWASEANSTRTVMMLLDAGSIIDHRSYGNFTAVYLLAENNNLAGVTRILEMGADPNVVTAMGYTALFMATWNGQPQIVKVLLDHNANPNFTTPNTKYFPLYIASKNGHKEIVEHLLDAYANFNMRTSWGVTALHAATYWGHLDVVIALLAAGADTDVQEKDGFTPLHKATYYEFPDIVMALLDSGANVDLQSKEGDTPLIYAAKKGNVDLITLLVNATANPNLQEHTGKTALHWAVINRKANCVRALLWGCPDLNIRDHDGMTAYDIAQYKPKEEVLQLLEGHDPSNCTMNPDFMNNDVY is encoded by the exons ATGCGCGCGCTGTGTGTGGCGGTGGTTCTGGCCGCGTggctggcggcggcggaggcggagaaGGTGAAGCCGTTCGTCTACGACGAGCTGTACAAGGACCCATGCGACGACCCCAGCAAGGAGCCCCCGAGGAAGAGGAACTCCTGCAACG GCAACGCCATACTGCTCTGGGCAAGCAAGGGGAAGCACCGCAGAGTGAAGTACCTGCTGAAGCAACCCGATACCGCCTACCTGATCACCTACCAGGAATCGAGAG GCTGGCGGAAGGGCTACACGGCGCTCCTGTGGGCCTCCGAAGCCAACAGCACGCGCACCGTCATGATGCTGCTCGACGCCGGCTCCATCATCGACCACCGGAGCTACGGAA ATTTCACGGCCGTTTACCTGTTGGCGGAGAACAACAACCTGGCCGGTGTGACCCGGATCCTGGAGATGGGCGCTGACCCCAACGTCGTGACCGCGATGG GTTATACGGCGCTGTTTATGGCCACGTGGAACGGACAGCCGCAGATAGTCAAGGTCCTCCTCGACCACAACGCCAACCCGAACTTCACTACGCCGAATACAA AGTACTTCCCGCTGTACATCGCCTCCAAGAACGGCCACAAGGAGATCGTGGAGCACCTCCTCGACGCCTACGCCAACTTCAACATGCGGACGTCGTGGG GTGTGACGGCTCTGCACGCGGCTACCTACTGGGGCCACCTGGACGTCGTCATCGCCCTGCTGGCCGCCGGAGCAGACACGGACGTGCAGGAAAAGGACG GTTTCACTCCGCTTCACAAAGCCACCTACTACGAGTTCCCGGACATCGTTATGGCTTTGCTCGACTCGGGGGCGAACGTCGACCTACAGAGCaaagagg GCGACACACCGCTCATCTACGCCGCCAAGAAGGGCAACGTCGACCTCATCACCCTCCTGGTCAACGCCACGGCCAACCCCAACCTCCAGGAACACACAG GCAAGACGGCGCTGCACTGGGCCGTCATCAACCGCAAGGCCAACTGCGTGAGGGCTCTGCTGTGGGGCTGCCCGGACCTCAACATCAGGGACCACGACG GGATGACGGCATACGACATCGCCCAGTATAAACCCAAGGAAGAGGTCCTCCAACTTCTGGAAG GTCACGACCCCTCCAACTGTACCATGAATCCTGATTTCATGAATAATGACGTGTACTAG